Proteins encoded in a region of the Syngnathus typhle isolate RoL2023-S1 ecotype Sweden linkage group LG20, RoL_Styp_1.0, whole genome shotgun sequence genome:
- the zgc:85777 gene encoding probable acyl-CoA dehydrogenase 6, producing MRDIIKTTMALLGGSVLLNELVRIRPFYKFAPFGVRSFADHVSSQKVASSTPETSFDHLLYTPEHFALKESLRKIIDKEINPYVDQWEAEGKFPAHKIFKILGNAGFLGVNKPVEYGGLGLDFSYSVAVSEELGHIRCGGIPMAIGVQTDMTTPALARFGSAELKKEFLLPSILGDKVACLGVSEVGAGSDVSNIKTKAVRKGDEYVINGGKMWTTTGTQADWMCLLANTSDGPPHRNKSLICLPMNLPGVQIARKIDKLGMWSSDTAQVFFEDVRVPCKNVIGQEGMGFTYQMLQFQEERLWAVANILTAMDMVIQETIHYTRQRTIFNQPVLHHQAVHFRLAELQTEVELLRALLYQATALYIKGNDVTKMASMAKLKGGRLAREVSDSCLQFWGGMGYTGDVLVSRFYRDCRLMSIGAGADEVMLGIICKYMDILPRK from the exons ATGCGCGACATAATCAAAACAACAATGGCGCTGCTCGGTGGCTCCGTGCTTTTAAATGAGCTCGTTCGCATCCGTCCTTTCTACAAATTTGCTCCGTTCGGCGTCCGCTCGTTTGCTGACCATGTTTCGTCCCAAAAGGTTGCAAGCAGCACCCCGGAGACCTCGTTCGACCATCTACTCTACACACCAGAGCACTTTGCGTTAAAAGAATCCCTCAGAAAG ATCATCGACAAGGAGATCAACCCTTATGTGGATCAGTGGGAAGCGGAGGGAAAGTTCCCAGCCCATAAAATCTTCAAGATTTTAGGAAACGCTGGCTTCCTTGGCGTCAACAAGCCAGTTG AGTATGGAGGCTTAGGACTGGACTTCAGCTACAGTGTAGCGGTGTCCGAGGAGCTGGGTCACATCCGCTGCGGAGGCATCCCCATGGCCATCGGCGTTCAGACAGACATGACTACGCCTGCGCTGGCCAG GTTTGGCTCAGCTGAGCTCAAGAAAGAGTTTCTGCTTCCCAGCATCCTTGGGGACAAAGTTGCGTGCCTCGGCGTTAGCGAAGTCGGGGCAGGTTCTGATGTGTCCA ACATTAAGACGAAGGCGGTGAGAAAGGGGGACGAATACGTGATCAACGGCGGCAAGATGTGGACCACCACTGGCACCCAGGCGGACTGGATGTGTCTCCTCGCCAACACCAGCGACGGCCCCCCACACAGGAACAAATCCCTCATTTGCTTGCCCATGAATCTGCCCG GAGTGCAAATCGCCCGCAAGATTGACAAGCTGGGCATGTGGTCGTCGGACACAGCCCAAGTGTTTTTCGAAGACGTCCGAGTTCCCTGCAAGAACGTCATTGGCCAGGAAGGCATGGGCTTCACCTATCAGATGCTCCAGTTCCAAGAAGAAAGGCTCTGGGCTGTGGCCAATA TCCTGACGGCGATGGACATGGTCATCCAGGAGACCATCCATTACACTCGACAGAGGACCATCTTCAATCAGCCGGTCCTCCACCATCAGGCGGTCCATTTCAGGCTGGCCGAGCTGCAGACGGAAGTGGAGCTGCTGCGCGCCCTCCTCTACCAGGCCACAG CATTGTATATCAAAGGCAATGACGTCACCAAGATGGCATCCATGGCGAAATTAAAAGGAGGGCGCCTGGCCAGGGAAGTGAGTGACAGCTGTCTCCAGTTCTGGGGAGGAATGGGCTACACCGGCGATGTGCTGGTCAGCAGATTTTACAG